A genomic stretch from Microplitis mediator isolate UGA2020A chromosome 10, iyMicMedi2.1, whole genome shotgun sequence includes:
- the LOC130675661 gene encoding tyrosine-protein kinase Fer isoform X2 translates to MGFSTSLQGQSSHEALLGRQDAEIKLLETMKRCLTTKVKSDREYASTISSLSIQGKKVERYDDLAGSLITQSWRDIMDSIDQTARLIKQQADSMESLVVEHIGNLYAERRKARKLYQEEQTWLSNQFQQLTDDVARKKTEYQKNLEAYKLTRARFEEHYVNRGRGGRKLDDVREKYQKACRKLHLTHNEYVLLLGAVAECEHDLRSCYLPSLLRRQQTIHEEFIVAWKRILQNTVKYSDFTSEKFQEIHARVQAAVDSIKPLEEYKDFIGKYRTRPASPLRFTFDENLVDDTSGKLLPNKLTVDNLTIDWLRSRLNELENSLKSTQQNRLAAQSSNENTSDPRMTMLDYSREREELRLRCQEKKLQRQVEVIRGALNELGCEELPSGCDLSMEGSFAEPPPVLKGPCGMNNSSNDQKSNGGLIEEEWFHGVLPREEVVRLLVVEGDFLVRETMRNEESQIVLSVCWDGHKHFIVQTTPEGHFRFEGPTFPTIPELIKHQWQSGLPVTSRSGAILKTPIPRERWELNNDDVILIEKIGRGNFGDVYKAQLRPCKTEVAVKTCKVTLPDEQKRKFLQEGRILKQYDHPNIVKLIGICVQKQPIMIVMELVPGGSLLTYLRKNSSTISTGEQLSMCRDAAAGMSYLESKFCIHRDLAARNCLVGYDSNVKISDFGMSREEEEYIVSDGMKQIPIKWTAPEALNFGKYTSLCDVWSYGVLVWEIFSKGGNPYSGMSNSQAREKIDAGYRLPAPDGTPEEVYRLMLRCWEYEPEKRPHFDQIYTIVETFCLAFNPPNIV, encoded by the exons atgggATTTTCAACGAGTCTCCAAGGACAATCTTCTCACGAAGCTTTGTTAGGAAGACAAGATGCTGAAATTAAACTTCTGGAAACTATGAAGAGATGTCTTACCACCAAAGTTAAATCTGATCGCGAATATGCGTCAACTATTTCATCTTTGAGCATTCAAGGAAAGAAAGTTGAACGTTATGATGACCTTGCTGGCAGTTTGATTACTCAG AGCTGGAGAGATATTATGGATTCTATCGATCAGACAGCTAGATTAATTAAACAACAAGCTGATTCTATGGAAAGTCTTGTTGTTGAACACATTGGTAATCTCTATGCGGAAAGAAGAAAAGCTAGGAAACTTTATCAAGAAGAACAAACATGGCTTAGTAATCAATTTCAACAG ctaaCTGATGATGTCGCAAGGAAAAAGACAGAATATCAAAAGAATTTAGAGGCTTATAAATTGACTAGAGCTAGATTTGAAGAACACTATGTTAATc gtggaAGAGGAGGTAGAAAATTAGATGATGtgagagaaaaatatcaaaaggCTTGCCGTAAGCTTCATCTTACTCATAATGAATACGTACTTTTACTTGGAGCTGTTGCTGAGTGTGAACACGATTTAAGAAGTTGTTATCTTCCCAGTCTTCTTCGTAGGCAGCAAACTATTCATGAAGAATTCATAGTAGCTTg gaaaCGCATTCTTCAAAATACGGTTAAGTATTCGGACTTTActtcagaaaaatttcaagaaatccATGCAAGAGTACAGGCAGCTGTCGATTCAATAAAACCACTCGAAGAGTATAAagattttattggaaaatatcg AACACGACCGGCATCCCCACTACGTTTTACCTTCGATGAAAATCTGGTCGACGACACATCTGGCAAGCTATTGCCAAACAAATTAACCGTAGACAATCTAACGATAGACTGGTTACGTAGTCGCTTAAATGAACTAGAGAATTCGTTGAAAAGTACTCAACAGAATCGTCTAGCTGCTCAGTCATCAAACGAAAATACCAGTGACCCGAG aatGACGATGTTAGATTATTCGCGAGAAAGAGAAGAATTACGGTTAAGgtgtcaagaaaaaaaattacaaagacAGGTAGAAGTAATTCGTGGAGCTTTGAATGAATTAGGATGTGAAGAATTACCATCAGGATGTGATCTATCCATGGAAGGATCATTTGCAGAACCGCCACCAGTACTTAAG GGTCCATGCGGGATGAACAATTCGAGTAATGATCAAAAAAGTAACGGAGGATTAATAGAAGAAGAGTGGTTCCACGGAGTATTACCAAGAGAAGAAGTAGTGAGACTTTTAGTTGTCGAAGGAGATTTTTTAGTTCGGGAAACCATGAGAAATGAAGAATCTCAAATTGTTTTGTCAGTTTGCTGGGACGGCCATAAACACTTTATTGTCCAAACAACTCCAGAA gGACATTTTAGATTTGAAGGGCCGACTTTTCCAACTATTCcagaattaataaaacatcaaTGGCAATCAGGATTACCAGTAACTAGTCGATCTGGTGCAATATTAAAAACTCCTATTCCACGTGAACGATGGGAGCttaataatgatgatgtaATTCTTATAGAGAAAATAGGACGA GGTAATTTTGGCGATGTATATAAAGCTCAATTGAGACCATGTAAAACGGAAGTAGCTGTAAAAACATGTAAAGTAACGCTACCCGACGAACAAAAACGTAAATTTCTGCAAGAAGgtcgaattttaaaacaatacgATCATCCAAATATTGTCAAGTTGATTGGGATATGTGTACAAAAACAACCGATTATGATTGTAATGGAATTAGTTCCAGGTGGTTCTTTATTGAcgtatttacgaaaaaattcaagtacGATATCAACTGGAGAGCAACTTAGTATGTGTAGAGATGCAGCTGCTGGCATGAGTTATttagaatcaaaattttgtattcatCGTGATTTAGCCGCACGTAATTGTCTTGTTGGCTATGATTCAAATGttaaaatttcggattttggAATGTCaagagaagaagaagaataCATTGTATCTGATGGTATGAAACAAATTCCCATAAAGTGGACAGCGCctgaagctttaaattttg gcaAATATACTTCACTTTGCGATGTTTGGAGTTATGGAGTACTAGTgtgggaaattttttctaaaggTGGTAACCCATACAGCGGAATGTCAAATTCACAAGCTAGAGAAAAAATAGATGCag GTTATCGATTACCTGCACCTGATGGAACACCAGAAGAGGTCTATAGATTGATGCTAAGATGTTGGGAATACGAACCAGAAAAGAGACCTCATTTTGACCAAATTTACACAATTGTTGAGACGTTTTGTCTAGCTTTCAATCCTCCAAATATCGTTTGA
- the LOC130675663 gene encoding translation initiation factor eIF-2B subunit alpha isoform X2 has translation MAAIRTLLTILERSKSVTVQEVHNCLQNAIDAMRSLDCPVTSIASGSELFLRFITLASLDTPSFAECKGIMLRRGKLFYEKLVNARSKVAKLASNFITDGCKILTHSKSRVVLLALKEAAANNKIFHVYVTRSAPDNIGEEMYDNLTKLGVSCTLILDSAIGYVMEQVDMVMVGAEGVAESGGIINKIGTYTLAMCAKEIKKPLYVLTESFKFSRIYPLNQIDLPDEFKYTTSTRAKNLKNEHPLVDYTPPQYINLLFTDLGILTPSAVSDELIKLYL, from the exons ATGGCAGCTATACGTACtcttttaacaattttagaaCGTTCTAAAT ctGTGACCGTACAAGAAGTTCATAATTGTTTACAAAATGCCATTGATGCCATGAGATCTTTAGATTGTCCAGTAACATCAATAGCATCTGGATCTGAACTATTTCTACGATTTATTACCCTAGCAAGTTTAGACACTCCA tCGTTTGCTGAATGTAAGGGTATAATGCTTCGCCGAGGAAAATTGTTTTATGAAAAGTTAGTAAATGCTCGTAGTAAAGTTGCTAAATTAGCttctaattttattactgATGGTTgt aaaattttaacacattCGAAATCCAGAGTTGTGTTACTGGCATTAAAAGAAGCTGctgcaaataataaaatttttcatgtttatGTCACACGATCTGCTCCAGATAATATTGG AGAAGAAATGTAtgataatttaacaaaactaGGAGTATCTTGTACTTTGATTCTTGACTCAGCAATTGGTTATGTTATGGAACAAGTTGATATGGTGATGGTTGGTGCTGAAGGTGTTGCTGAAAGTGGaggtatcataaataaaattggtaCTTATACCTTGGCAATGTGtgcgaaagaaataaaaaaaccactTTATGTTCTTACTGAAAGTTTTAAATTCTCGAGAATATATCCTCTCAATCAAATCGATCTTCCAGATGAATTCAAA TATACGACAAGTACAAGagcgaaaaatttaaagaatgaGCATCCATTGGTAGATTATACTCCACCCcagtatattaatttattgtttactgATTTGGGTATACTGACACCGTCGGCGGTAAGCGATGAacttataaaactttatttataa
- the LOC130675663 gene encoding translation initiation factor eIF-2B subunit alpha isoform X1, with translation MYNMEREEICQYFGEIIKNEKDVSAGMAAIRTLLTILERSKSVTVQEVHNCLQNAIDAMRSLDCPVTSIASGSELFLRFITLASLDTPSFAECKGIMLRRGKLFYEKLVNARSKVAKLASNFITDGCKILTHSKSRVVLLALKEAAANNKIFHVYVTRSAPDNIGEEMYDNLTKLGVSCTLILDSAIGYVMEQVDMVMVGAEGVAESGGIINKIGTYTLAMCAKEIKKPLYVLTESFKFSRIYPLNQIDLPDEFKYTTSTRAKNLKNEHPLVDYTPPQYINLLFTDLGILTPSAVSDELIKLYL, from the exons ATGTATAATATGGAAAGagaag aaatctGTCAGTACTTTggtgaaataattaaaaatgaaaaagatgTATCAGCAGGAATGGCAGCTATACGTACtcttttaacaattttagaaCGTTCTAAAT ctGTGACCGTACAAGAAGTTCATAATTGTTTACAAAATGCCATTGATGCCATGAGATCTTTAGATTGTCCAGTAACATCAATAGCATCTGGATCTGAACTATTTCTACGATTTATTACCCTAGCAAGTTTAGACACTCCA tCGTTTGCTGAATGTAAGGGTATAATGCTTCGCCGAGGAAAATTGTTTTATGAAAAGTTAGTAAATGCTCGTAGTAAAGTTGCTAAATTAGCttctaattttattactgATGGTTgt aaaattttaacacattCGAAATCCAGAGTTGTGTTACTGGCATTAAAAGAAGCTGctgcaaataataaaatttttcatgtttatGTCACACGATCTGCTCCAGATAATATTGG AGAAGAAATGTAtgataatttaacaaaactaGGAGTATCTTGTACTTTGATTCTTGACTCAGCAATTGGTTATGTTATGGAACAAGTTGATATGGTGATGGTTGGTGCTGAAGGTGTTGCTGAAAGTGGaggtatcataaataaaattggtaCTTATACCTTGGCAATGTGtgcgaaagaaataaaaaaaccactTTATGTTCTTACTGAAAGTTTTAAATTCTCGAGAATATATCCTCTCAATCAAATCGATCTTCCAGATGAATTCAAA TATACGACAAGTACAAGagcgaaaaatttaaagaatgaGCATCCATTGGTAGATTATACTCCACCCcagtatattaatttattgtttactgATTTGGGTATACTGACACCGTCGGCGGTAAGCGATGAacttataaaactttatttataa
- the LOC130675661 gene encoding tyrosine-protein kinase Fer isoform X1 encodes MGFSTSLQGQSSHEALLGRQDAEIKLLETMKRCLTTKVKSDREYASTISSLSIQGKKVERYDDLAGSLITQSWRDIMDSIDQTARLIKQQADSMESLVVEHIGNLYAERRKARKLYQEEQTWLSNQFQQLTDDVARKKTEYQKNLEAYKLTRARFEEHYVNRGRGGRKLDDVREKYQKACRKLHLTHNEYVLLLGAVAECEHDLRSCYLPSLLRRQQTIHEEFIVAWKRILQNTVKYSDFTSEKFQEIHARVQAAVDSIKPLEEYKDFIGKYRTRPASPLRFTFDENLVDDTSGKLLPNKLTVDNLTIDWLRSRLNELENSLKSTQQNRLAAQSSNENTSDPRMTMLDYSREREELRLRCQEKKLQRQVEVIRGALNELGCEELPSGCDLSMEGSFAEPPPVLKRNTVADNGMFTLRRNQRFMTMIKTPFKSIPATNVNGIIRANSVGSSVKPIRPHPPGPCGMNNSSNDQKSNGGLIEEEWFHGVLPREEVVRLLVVEGDFLVRETMRNEESQIVLSVCWDGHKHFIVQTTPEGHFRFEGPTFPTIPELIKHQWQSGLPVTSRSGAILKTPIPRERWELNNDDVILIEKIGRGNFGDVYKAQLRPCKTEVAVKTCKVTLPDEQKRKFLQEGRILKQYDHPNIVKLIGICVQKQPIMIVMELVPGGSLLTYLRKNSSTISTGEQLSMCRDAAAGMSYLESKFCIHRDLAARNCLVGYDSNVKISDFGMSREEEEYIVSDGMKQIPIKWTAPEALNFGKYTSLCDVWSYGVLVWEIFSKGGNPYSGMSNSQAREKIDAGYRLPAPDGTPEEVYRLMLRCWEYEPEKRPHFDQIYTIVETFCLAFNPPNIV; translated from the exons atgggATTTTCAACGAGTCTCCAAGGACAATCTTCTCACGAAGCTTTGTTAGGAAGACAAGATGCTGAAATTAAACTTCTGGAAACTATGAAGAGATGTCTTACCACCAAAGTTAAATCTGATCGCGAATATGCGTCAACTATTTCATCTTTGAGCATTCAAGGAAAGAAAGTTGAACGTTATGATGACCTTGCTGGCAGTTTGATTACTCAG AGCTGGAGAGATATTATGGATTCTATCGATCAGACAGCTAGATTAATTAAACAACAAGCTGATTCTATGGAAAGTCTTGTTGTTGAACACATTGGTAATCTCTATGCGGAAAGAAGAAAAGCTAGGAAACTTTATCAAGAAGAACAAACATGGCTTAGTAATCAATTTCAACAG ctaaCTGATGATGTCGCAAGGAAAAAGACAGAATATCAAAAGAATTTAGAGGCTTATAAATTGACTAGAGCTAGATTTGAAGAACACTATGTTAATc gtggaAGAGGAGGTAGAAAATTAGATGATGtgagagaaaaatatcaaaaggCTTGCCGTAAGCTTCATCTTACTCATAATGAATACGTACTTTTACTTGGAGCTGTTGCTGAGTGTGAACACGATTTAAGAAGTTGTTATCTTCCCAGTCTTCTTCGTAGGCAGCAAACTATTCATGAAGAATTCATAGTAGCTTg gaaaCGCATTCTTCAAAATACGGTTAAGTATTCGGACTTTActtcagaaaaatttcaagaaatccATGCAAGAGTACAGGCAGCTGTCGATTCAATAAAACCACTCGAAGAGTATAAagattttattggaaaatatcg AACACGACCGGCATCCCCACTACGTTTTACCTTCGATGAAAATCTGGTCGACGACACATCTGGCAAGCTATTGCCAAACAAATTAACCGTAGACAATCTAACGATAGACTGGTTACGTAGTCGCTTAAATGAACTAGAGAATTCGTTGAAAAGTACTCAACAGAATCGTCTAGCTGCTCAGTCATCAAACGAAAATACCAGTGACCCGAG aatGACGATGTTAGATTATTCGCGAGAAAGAGAAGAATTACGGTTAAGgtgtcaagaaaaaaaattacaaagacAGGTAGAAGTAATTCGTGGAGCTTTGAATGAATTAGGATGTGAAGAATTACCATCAGGATGTGATCTATCCATGGAAGGATCATTTGCAGAACCGCCACCAGTACTTAAG AGAAATACAGTTGCAGATAATGGTATGTTTACGCTGAGACGAAATCAACGattcatgacaatgataaaGACTCCATTTAAATCTATACCTGCTACGAATGTTAATGGTATTATTCGAGCAAACAGCGTAGGATCATCAGTTAAGCCAATTCGACCCCACCCGCCA GGTCCATGCGGGATGAACAATTCGAGTAATGATCAAAAAAGTAACGGAGGATTAATAGAAGAAGAGTGGTTCCACGGAGTATTACCAAGAGAAGAAGTAGTGAGACTTTTAGTTGTCGAAGGAGATTTTTTAGTTCGGGAAACCATGAGAAATGAAGAATCTCAAATTGTTTTGTCAGTTTGCTGGGACGGCCATAAACACTTTATTGTCCAAACAACTCCAGAA gGACATTTTAGATTTGAAGGGCCGACTTTTCCAACTATTCcagaattaataaaacatcaaTGGCAATCAGGATTACCAGTAACTAGTCGATCTGGTGCAATATTAAAAACTCCTATTCCACGTGAACGATGGGAGCttaataatgatgatgtaATTCTTATAGAGAAAATAGGACGA GGTAATTTTGGCGATGTATATAAAGCTCAATTGAGACCATGTAAAACGGAAGTAGCTGTAAAAACATGTAAAGTAACGCTACCCGACGAACAAAAACGTAAATTTCTGCAAGAAGgtcgaattttaaaacaatacgATCATCCAAATATTGTCAAGTTGATTGGGATATGTGTACAAAAACAACCGATTATGATTGTAATGGAATTAGTTCCAGGTGGTTCTTTATTGAcgtatttacgaaaaaattcaagtacGATATCAACTGGAGAGCAACTTAGTATGTGTAGAGATGCAGCTGCTGGCATGAGTTATttagaatcaaaattttgtattcatCGTGATTTAGCCGCACGTAATTGTCTTGTTGGCTATGATTCAAATGttaaaatttcggattttggAATGTCaagagaagaagaagaataCATTGTATCTGATGGTATGAAACAAATTCCCATAAAGTGGACAGCGCctgaagctttaaattttg gcaAATATACTTCACTTTGCGATGTTTGGAGTTATGGAGTACTAGTgtgggaaattttttctaaaggTGGTAACCCATACAGCGGAATGTCAAATTCACAAGCTAGAGAAAAAATAGATGCag GTTATCGATTACCTGCACCTGATGGAACACCAGAAGAGGTCTATAGATTGATGCTAAGATGTTGGGAATACGAACCAGAAAAGAGACCTCATTTTGACCAAATTTACACAATTGTTGAGACGTTTTGTCTAGCTTTCAATCCTCCAAATATCGTTTGA